CAATGCGCCAACAAGAAATGCAGCGACAAAACAGTCGCTGCAGTATTTAATGACTCACTGAGTGTTATCTAGGTTACTCAACTTGTTCTTGAAACCAAGCCAGTTTGTCATGCAGTTGAGCGACACTACCTACAATGATCAAGGCTGGGCTGATTGCGTCTTTAGCCAGATTAGCTAAATCTTTTAGATCACCACGAAACACTTTCTGCTCTCGACGAGTACCATTTTCAATAATAGCGACAGGCATATCCGCCCTCATACCATGATATAAAAGATTTTTTTGTATATTGGGACTCTCTTTTAAACCCATGTAGAAGACAATGGTATGGTTGTGCTGAGCAAGAGATTGCCAGTCAATATTTTCACCATCTTTCTTAAGGTGACCAGTAATAAACTGGACACTCTGCGCGTGATCACGATGAGTCAACGGAATGCCCGCATACGCGGTTGCACCAGCCGCCGCCGTGATGCCCGGAATG
The DNA window shown above is from Vibrio artabrorum and carries:
- the cobA gene encoding uroporphyrinogen-III C-methyltransferase, giving the protein MSEVSSSIVKQVTKGLVSLVGAGPGDPDLLTLKAARVIQQADVVVYDRLVSKDILAMANSDAEMLYVGKKLDHHCVPQDQINQLLVAKAQECKHVVRLKGGDSFIFGRGGEECETLAENGVRFEVIPGITAAAGATAYAGIPLTHRDHAQSVQFITGHLKKDGENIDWQSLAQHNHTIVFYMGLKESPNIQKNLLYHGMRADMPVAIIENGTRREQKVFRGDLKDLANLAKDAISPALIIVGSVAQLHDKLAWFQEQVE